The Geobacillus genomosp. 3 genome segment GGCCACGTCTGGCACGGCGGCGCGGCGACAAGCCAAAGCGGCATCCGCTTCAATCCGAACATGCCGACCGAAGAAGTGTTTACGATGCCGCATAAAGACGGCGTCAACGGCACAGTGCGCAACACGAAGCCGCTCAACTACAACGGCAACGTGATCGATCGGTTTACGCTCACATTCAAAGACGGTCAAGTCGTCGACTTCAGCGCTGAACAAGGATACGAAACGCTTAAACATTTGCTTGACACCGATGACGGAGCGCGCCGCCTCGGCGAAGTCGCCCTCGTCCCGCACCAGTCTCCGGTGTCGCTGTCGAACCTCATTTTTTACAATACGCTGTTTGACGAAAACGCCGCCTGCCATCTCGCTCTCGGCAAGGCGTACCCGACCAATATCGAAAACGGCGCGTCGCTTTCCAAAGAGGAGCTCGACCGCCGCGGCGTCAACGACAGCCTCGTCCATGTTGACTTTATGATCGGCTCGGCTCAGCTGAACATTGACGGCGTGACAAAAGACGGCCAACGCGAACCGATTTTCCGCAGCGGCAACTGGGCGTTTGAACTTGAATAATTCTTTTTCTGCGGCAGTACAGCAAAAAAACAAGGCTGTTTCAAGGCGATTCAATCCGCCTTTGAAAACAGCCTTCCCCTATTGAAATCGATCGTTCAAAACGCCGGTGTGTCGCACCGGACCTGCTTAATGGCGGCATTCCTCCCGCAGCGCCCTTCTTTCCTTTTCCGTCCGTTTCATGACATAAACGACTCCAAGCATGAAAAGAACAAACCATAAGACGAGCCCGTATTGGCCAACACCGAAGAAAACCGCTAACTTAATGCTTAAATAAAGAGGGGTGAACCATAAGGTGACAAGCGAGAAAAGTATGTATTGGGAAACGAATGAATTTTTTTTCCGTTCATTCCTTACAGCCAGAATCGTGATATGACGCAACAAAATGCCGCACATCAGGAAAGCGAACAACATCCAAAACAATGAAAGGTTCAAGGTTTGTCCCTCTTTTCCAAGGAGAAATGCAGCAGGCATCTTTTTCGCGGGGCATAAAATGTTAGGAACATTTTAACAATCCCTAACCATTTCCTATCATAACATAATTTTTCGAAATGTTCTATATACAAAATGAGGAAAAAGCTGCCCCCAACGATTCATTCTATAAGGACAGCTTGTTCCACGTACATATATTCGGGACGCCGGCAATGCTAGCGCATAACTAGCCCGCCGTCGACAAATAACGTTTGTCCGGTCATAAAGCGGCTCCAGTCCGACGCCAAAAAGAGAACCGGACCGGCCACATCTTCGGGGGTAGCGATCCGCCGCAGCGGCGTCCGGGCAATCAGCATTTCTTTCACTTCTTCCTTCGTCCGTCGGCTGGCGTCAGTCGGGTAAACCAAACCGGGAGCGACACAATTGACGCGGATGCCAAACGGCCCAAGCTCCGCGGCTAAGTTGCGGCTGTAGCCAACGAGCGCCGCTTTCGCTGTTGTGTAGTCATGGTACGGGATGACCGGGCGGGCGACTAAATCTGTGACGATGTTAATCATGCTCCCGCCGCCCTGCTGTTTCATTATGGGTATCACCGCCTGGCACATATAATGGGTCGAGCGCAGCGCTCCGTCGATTTGCGCCTGATAGTCTTTCCATCCGAGCTCCCACGCCAGTTTGCGTTCATCTGGGTCGAATACGTACGGCGCGAACGCATTATTGACAACGACATCGATTTTTCCTGTCTCCATCACCACTTGCTCAATCAACTGCTTGACGGACGATTCCGAAGTGACATCGGCCTGAACAGCCCAGGCATCGCCGCCGAGTTCGACGCAGGCGGCGGCCACTTGTTCCGCCGCCTGCTTATTTTGCAAATAGTTGACAATCACCGTTCCTTGTTCACGGGCAAAAGCGCGGGCGATGGCCGCACCGATGCCCCGGCTCGCACCGGTCACAACAATGACTTTCCCTGAAAACATTCCCATTTTGATCCTCCGTTACTGTTGCGGCAGCAAATCGTCGGCGACGACTTCCGCCATGTTAAGGTCATTTTTCACTAAGCCTAACGTTTTGTACGTGTCCGCGGCTTGCTGCAGCACGTTGACATCAAGCGCCCCCAACCCTTTTTCTTCCGTCAACGGCGACACGCTCGACCCATTTCGCAGCTTGATGATTTGCAAATTGCGCTGCTCATCCTTGCCATCGATGGCGTACTTTGTGGCCAGCGAAGCCGCTTCTTCCGGATGGTCGATCATCCATTGGGCGCTGTTCCGATACGCTTCCAAAAACATTTGCAGCAACTCTTTCTTCTCGTTATACGTCTTCTCGGTTACGACAAAGACATCGCTCGGGATATTTAAATAGTCTTTCACTTCCATTACGTTGACGTCCCCGAGCCCTTTTTCTTTCGCCATAACAAGCCCGGTATCGGTCGCCGCTGTCGCGTCCACTTGCCCTTGCATAAGCGGGGCAAAGTTTAATAAACCGGTCTCGACAATAGTCACATCACGTTCCGAAAGCCCGGCTTGATGCAACAACACTAATAAATTTTGCCGCGTTCCGCTCGCCAAGCTGTACACGCCAATTTTCTTTCCTTTTAAGTCTTCCGGTTTCGTAATCTGTTTGTCTTTTAGCGAGACGACGTTGAAAACGTTTTGCGGATAAATATTGTAAATGACTTTTAACTTCGCCCCTTTGTCCAGGGCAAAGAAGAGCGAACCCGGATCCGTAAAAGCGATATCGGCTTGTCCAGAAAGAATGTTTTTGATCGCATCGCCGCCGCCGGCGCCGGGGATGAGCGTTATGTTCAACCCTTTTTCTTTAAAAAAGCCTTTTTCTTTTTCCACGAGCAAGTTCGTCTGCTCAGTTATCGGCTGGCTCCAAAGGGCGACACGCAGCGATTCTGTTTTGTCTTTTTTCGCTTTTCCCGCCGTTCCGCCCGTTTGATCATTCCGCCCGGCTGCACCACAGGCCGCCAAAAAAACAGCAACCACCAGCAGCCATACAGCCACTAACGTTTTCCTTTTCATTTTCCGGTCTCCTTTTTATATGGTTTTAACAATCGCTTTTCAAGGAAATGAACCATCTGGTAAAGCACAGCCCCTAACATCGTTAATAAAAGCAAAACAGAAAACATAAGCGGGGTATCCATCATCCCTTGGGAAGCGATAATCATCGCACCGAGCCCTTCGCTGGCGCCGATAAATTCGCCGACAACCGCGCCGACAACCGCCAATACAACGGCAACGCGAAACCCGGCAAAAATGCTCGGCAACCCGGCGGGAAGTTTTAAATGAATGAGCGTTTGCCAACGTGTCGCGCCTAACACACGAAACAATTCCAGTTTGTTCCGATCAGTATATTGAATCGCCGTCACCGTATTTTCAAGCAACGGGAAAAAGCAGATCAAAGCCGTAATGACCACTTTCGATGTCATGCCGAACCCAAACCAAAGAATAAATAACGGTGCTAGAGCGAGTTTCGGCACGGCTTGGCTGGCGACGACATACGGGAAGAACAGTTTGCGCAACCATTCCATTTCACCCATGAGAATGCCGACGACAAGACCAAGGCCGCTTCCTACACTAAGCCCAAGCAGCACTTCCAAGCTTGTCCGAACGATGTGCGGCCAAAAATAGCCGGTCTTAACTCCGTCCAAAAGCGTTGCGGCAACGACCGAAGGCGCCGGCAAAACAAGCGGCGACATTTGTTTGGCGGCCAGCTCCCAAACGAGAAGAAGCAAAACGAATAAAGCGACGGAATACACGCGAAAGTTGTTCACCGCTTCGCCCCCTCCATCGCCTGCCGCACTTGGAAACAGAGCTCGTTAAACCTCGGCTCATAACGCATTTCCAACGCTCGCGGCTTCGGAAGGTTGACATCGAGCGAATAGATGATGCCGCCATCGGCCATGACAGCGATGCGGTCGGCTAAATACACAGCTTCGGCAATATCGTGGGTAATAAACAAGACGCTTGTGTTGTGCAGCCGGCAAAGCGTCAACAAGTCATCTTGCAGCTCTTCCCGTGTGATGGCATCCAACGCCGCAAACGGCTCATCAAAAAACAAAAGCGCCGGCTTTTGAATCAAAGCTCTGGCGATCGCCACCCGGCTTTGCTGCCCGCCGGACAGCTGCGCCGGGTAGTGATCACGATGGGACCGTAAGCCCATCCGTTCAAGCAAATCGTGCGCCAACTCGTAATCTTCCTTCGTCGGTTTTCGTTTGAGTGAGATCGGCAACAGAACGTTGTCAATGACCCGCTTCCATTCGAGCAAGGTCGGCGTTTGAAACACGTAGCCGATGGAAGGGGAAGGCTGCGTCACTTTTTGACCTTGTAAATAAATGCTCCCTTCATCAGGCCGTAAAAGACCGGCGGCAAGCTTTAATAACGTCGTCTTGCCGCAGCCGCTTTTTCCGACAAGACAATGAAACTCTCCTTCACGGATCGTCCAACTGACCCCGTCAACGACCGGTTTCGAACTTTGGTACCGGTACGTGACCCGGTCTAGCTGCAAAAAACTCATTCCCATTTTCCTCCTTAATCGACATAAGGAGCGAACTGTTCCGCATACGCTTCAGCCGCTGATTCAATATCGACCATTTGCACGAGATCGCGCAAATTAAAGCGCCCATCATGGTGCCAGCCCGCTTCAGGAGAAGTCATATACCCAAGCGCTGTAATGCGTGTGGCGCCCGCTTTTCCTAACCACTTCGCCCATTCGAACAGCTCTTTTGGCGAAGCGGCCACTCCTACCGTCTGCAAAAACCGCCGATACGGGGCGATTTCTGAAATGATTTGTAAAATATCATCAAAGGCAACGATTTTCACAACCCGATTCAGGCAGCTCACAGCAAACTCCCGGTGTTCCGGCTCATACACGACGGCCCAATCTCCCGCTTCGTTTCCGAGCACTTCCTTCTCATTGTCCGCCAACGCGCTCAGTTCTTCGTGCTGCCGCCAAGCCGCTTGTGCGGCCATTTCCTCAAGAGAAAGGGGGCGGCGCGGAAACCGTTTCGCAAAACAGTTCAGCTCGTGGGCGACGTAGCGGGCAAACTCTTTTGGCGAGACCCTTCCACCTTTTTGCACATAAAACAGATGCGGCGAATAACACCCTTGCTGGTCGTAGCGCACAATATCGAACGCCGCTTGGTGAGCGGTCTGCCACGCCTTTCTTGCATCAAGACAGGAGCGGGAAACAATGCCAAAACTAATTTTATGGCCAAACGGCAAAAAACGGGTTGTCACCGGAATGCGGCTTTGCATGTCTTGCAGCGATGCATTGCTCCCATAGCCGACGACTACATCCGCTTGCTGAAACATAGCGCGCTCCCGCTCGGCGTCTCCGCCTTTCCACCAAACAACGGCCAGGCAGTCCGCCAATTTCGGCTCGATTTCTACTACTAAACGGGCAAACCAGCCGGCAAAAAGCGGCTCAGCGCTCGATACTTTCCCGATGTTCCCCGCTTTCACCAACAGCCCGGAAATCAAGCTCCATAACGGCAGCGCCGGCACGTTCCCCGCCCAAATATGGACGATCAACTCCGGGCCGACCGCTTTGGAAAAGCCGCCTTTGGCCCGCGGTTGAAAGCCGTCGAGAAGCAGGGGGGTTTCGAAGTCCTCCACAAGAAACCGTTGCAATTGCGGTTTGCGGAACGTTTTGAAATACGAGGTCAGCCCAAGCCGAACCATTTCCGCATCATAACCGGTGACAATCGGCAGCACGCGTTCCGCCTTTTGCCGAACGGGATGGCGGCGATCAAGCAGCTGTTCAACCGCCCGGCCAAGCAACTCAACCATCTCCATCACCGAAAACGATGGAAGAACCCGGGCGCTGGCTTGTTTCACTTTTTCTGCCACTTTGTTCAGCTGTCCCACCGTTAAAAGGGGAACTTCCACCTCGACCGTTTCCCCGTTTTTTTCAAACGTTAAAACACGCGTTTCGATCGGTTCATCCCCGATATCAGGAAGATAACCGGCATATTCTCTCATTCGGACATCCCCTTCGCCGCGCGGATGAATTCTTCGACTGCGATCGAACAACCTTTCGCTTCCGCCCCTTGCACCCGACCGAACAATCGGAAGCCGTCGTCCGTTTCCACGCCCATATCTTCCGTCAAAATCGTCGTTACCGAGTTGAAGTTGCCGAGGTCGCAATGAACGAGGACGCCGCGTTCTCCTTTTGGCATCTCCTCCCCGGTCAACGGATGAATCACTCTCGTGCGAATCCAATGCGGCCCCGATTTCACCGACGGAACTGTCTCATTTCCGTTATCGTAAAA includes the following:
- a CDS encoding acyl-CoA reductase encodes the protein MREYAGYLPDIGDEPIETRVLTFEKNGETVEVEVPLLTVGQLNKVAEKVKQASARVLPSFSVMEMVELLGRAVEQLLDRRHPVRQKAERVLPIVTGYDAEMVRLGLTSYFKTFRKPQLQRFLVEDFETPLLLDGFQPRAKGGFSKAVGPELIVHIWAGNVPALPLWSLISGLLVKAGNIGKVSSAEPLFAGWFARLVVEIEPKLADCLAVVWWKGGDAERERAMFQQADVVVGYGSNASLQDMQSRIPVTTRFLPFGHKISFGIVSRSCLDARKAWQTAHQAAFDIVRYDQQGCYSPHLFYVQKGGRVSPKEFARYVAHELNCFAKRFPRRPLSLEEMAAQAAWRQHEELSALADNEKEVLGNEAGDWAVVYEPEHREFAVSCLNRVVKIVAFDDILQIISEIAPYRRFLQTVGVAASPKELFEWAKWLGKAGATRITALGYMTSPEAGWHHDGRFNLRDLVQMVDIESAAEAYAEQFAPYVD
- a CDS encoding ABC transporter substrate-binding protein encodes the protein MKRKTLVAVWLLVVAVFLAACGAAGRNDQTGGTAGKAKKDKTESLRVALWSQPITEQTNLLVEKEKGFFKEKGLNITLIPGAGGGDAIKNILSGQADIAFTDPGSLFFALDKGAKLKVIYNIYPQNVFNVVSLKDKQITKPEDLKGKKIGVYSLASGTRQNLLVLLHQAGLSERDVTIVETGLLNFAPLMQGQVDATAATDTGLVMAKEKGLGDVNVMEVKDYLNIPSDVFVVTEKTYNEKKELLQMFLEAYRNSAQWMIDHPEEAASLATKYAIDGKDEQRNLQIIKLRNGSSVSPLTEEKGLGALDVNVLQQAADTYKTLGLVKNDLNMAEVVADDLLPQQ
- a CDS encoding 3-oxoacyl-ACP reductase, whose translation is MGMFSGKVIVVTGASRGIGAAIARAFAREQGTVIVNYLQNKQAAEQVAAACVELGGDAWAVQADVTSESSVKQLIEQVVMETGKIDVVVNNAFAPYVFDPDERKLAWELGWKDYQAQIDGALRSTHYMCQAVIPIMKQQGGGSMINIVTDLVARPVIPYHDYTTAKAALVGYSRNLAAELGPFGIRVNCVAPGLVYPTDASRRTKEEVKEMLIARTPLRRIATPEDVAGPVLFLASDWSRFMTGQTLFVDGGLVMR
- a CDS encoding ABC transporter ATP-binding protein produces the protein MSFLQLDRVTYRYQSSKPVVDGVSWTIREGEFHCLVGKSGCGKTTLLKLAAGLLRPDEGSIYLQGQKVTQPSPSIGYVFQTPTLLEWKRVIDNVLLPISLKRKPTKEDYELAHDLLERMGLRSHRDHYPAQLSGGQQSRVAIARALIQKPALLFFDEPFAALDAITREELQDDLLTLCRLHNTSVLFITHDIAEAVYLADRIAVMADGGIIYSLDVNLPKPRALEMRYEPRFNELCFQVRQAMEGAKR
- a CDS encoding ABC transporter permease, which codes for MNNFRVYSVALFVLLLLVWELAAKQMSPLVLPAPSVVAATLLDGVKTGYFWPHIVRTSLEVLLGLSVGSGLGLVVGILMGEMEWLRKLFFPYVVASQAVPKLALAPLFILWFGFGMTSKVVITALICFFPLLENTVTAIQYTDRNKLELFRVLGATRWQTLIHLKLPAGLPSIFAGFRVAVVLAVVGAVVGEFIGASEGLGAMIIASQGMMDTPLMFSVLLLLTMLGAVLYQMVHFLEKRLLKPYKKETGK